From a region of the Panicum virgatum strain AP13 chromosome 2K, P.virgatum_v5, whole genome shotgun sequence genome:
- the LOC120666715 gene encoding uncharacterized protein LOC120666715 has protein sequence MGLFRGSFTLLVGMGCGIYIAQNYNVPNVKKLFNTYVFMAKHIEETYRKPKKDDD, from the coding sequence ATGGGGTTATTCAGGGGCAGCTTTACTCTCTTGGTGGGAATGGGATGCGGTATCTATATAGCTCAGAATTACAACGTTCCAAATGTCAAGAAGCTGTTCAACACCTACGTTTTCATGGCAAAGCACATCGAGGAAACCTACCGGAAGCCAAAGAAAGACGATGATTGA
- the LOC120666693 gene encoding pentatricopeptide repeat-containing protein At3g24000, mitochondrial-like, which yields MARAARSRAVATLLSPPPSVSSPSAAGLLPWARDLVGRATEADLSRTPRERTRGSILACLVKARGFRDARGAFDGTPKRSLPAWATVISGCARVGRHADGMRAFVEMLGGGGVPAPNAFVLAGVLRCCAGLGDVESGRRVHGWILRSGVRQDVVLCNAVLDMYTKCGHHDRARRAFGAMVEKDAVSWNIVLSACLQSGDVLGAMRLFDQSPLRDISSWNTIISGLMRNGCAAEAVDRLQQMVRAGVVFNHYTYSTAFALAGMLSLLDLGRQLHGHAVMSALEDDAFVCCSLMDMYCKCGEMEAALSIFDRWSRFTGDMKFAWSTMVAGYVQNGREEEALEFFRMMLREGVPAEPFILTSVAAACAHAGMVEQGRQVHGFVEKMGHRFDAPLASAIIDMYSKCGSLEDACRMFDRARAMNVALWTTMLCSYASYGQGREAIEIFNRMRAEKITPNEITLVAVLSACSHSGLVSEGDHYFKLMQEEYGIVPSIEHYNCMVDLYGRAGLLDKAKNFIEENNISNEAIVWKTLLSACRLHKHMEYAKLATEKLVQLRQCDDGSYVLMSNIYATNSKWLDALKLRSSMQKRKVGKQPGQSWIHLKNAVHTFIAGDMAHTRSAEIYAYLEKLMERLKEMGYTSRTDLVVHDVEEEQRETTLKFHSERLAIAFGIISTPIGMPLRIFKNLRVCEDCHEAIKYISRAVDREIVVRDLYRFHHFKSGSCSCEDFW from the coding sequence ATGGCCCGCGCGGCAAGGAGTCGCGCCGTGGCCACgctgctctcgccgccgccgagtgtctcctctccctccgccgccgggctcTTGCCATGGGCCCGTGATCTCGTTGGAAGGGCGACGGAAGCAGACTTGTCTAGGACGCCCCGGGAGCGCACACGGGGCTCTATTCTGGCCTGCCTGGTCAAAGCTCGTGGCTTCCGCGACGCGCGCGGGGCATTCGACGGAACGCCTAAGAGGAGCCTGCCGGCGTGGGCGACGGTCATCTCCGGATGCGCGCGCGTTGGGAGGCACGCAGACGGCATGCGTGCGTTCGTGGAGATGctgggcggaggcggcgtgcCCGCGCCCAACGCCTTTGTCCTCGCGGGCGTCCTCCGGTGCTGCGCGGGGCTCGGCGACGTGGAGTCCGGCAGGCGCGTGCacgggtggatactgcggagcgGCGTGCGCCAGGACGTGGTGCTCTGCAATGCGGTCCTCGACATGTACACCAAGTGCGGCCACCACGACCGCGCCAGGCGGGCGTTTGGGGCGATGGTGGAGAAGGACGCAGTCTCCTGGAACATCGTGCTCAGCGCGTGTCTCCAGAGCGGGGACGTTCTGGGGGCCATGCGTCTGTTCGATCAGTCACCATTGCGAGACATTTCGAGCTGGAATACGATCATCAGCGGCCTTATGCGGAATGGGTGCGCCGCTGAGGCAGTGGATCGTCTGCAGCAAATGGTGCGAGCTGGGGTTGTGTTCAATCACTATACTTACTCCACGGCGTTTGCCTTGGCCGGCATGCTGTCGTTGTTGGACCTAGGCCGGCAGCTCCATGGTCATGCGGTGATGTCTGCTTTGGAGGATGACGCATTTGTCTGCTGCTCTCTCATGGACATGTACTGCAAGTGCGGTGAAATGGAGGCTGCTCTGTCAATCTTTGATCGCTGGTCACGGTTCACAGGAGACATGAAATTTGCATGGAGCACGATGGTTGCTGGGTATGTCCAGAATGGCAGAGAGGAGGAAGCTCTCGAGTTCTTCCGCATGATGCTGCGTGAAGGAGTTCCTGCGGAGCCGTTCATTCTCACCAGCGTAGCTGCAGCGTGTGCACATGCGGGAATGGTTGAGCAAGGCCGGCAAGTGCATGGATTTGTTGAGAAGATGGGCCACAGATTTGACGCGCCATTGGCATCTGCCATAATTGACATGTATTCAAAGTGTGGTAGCCTTGAAGATGCTTGCAGGATGTTCGACAGGGCTCGGGCCATGAATGTTGCTCTATGGACTACAATGTTGTGCTCCTATGCATCGTATGGGCAAGGAAGAGAGGCTATAGAGATCTTCAACAGAATGAGAGCGGAAAAGATTACACCGAATGAGATAACCCTTGTCGCTGTTCTATCAGCTTGTAGCCATAGCGGATTAGTCAGTGAAGGAGATCACTATTTCAAGCTTATGCAAGAAGAGTATGGAATTGTTCCAAGCATTGAGCACTACAATTGCATGGTTGATCTTTATGGTCGAGCTGGACTACTTGACAAGGCAAAGAACTTCATCGAGGAAAACAACATCAGCAATGAAGCTATTGTTTGGAAGACATTGCTGTCAGCCTGTCGACTTCACAAGCACATGGAGTACGCAAAATTGGCTACTGAAAAGTTGGTTCAACTAAGACAATGTGACGACGGATCATATGTTCTAATGTCTAACATATATGCCACCAATAGCAAATGGCTTGACGCTTTGAAGCTCAGAAGTTCAATGCAAAAAAGGAAAGTCGGGAAGCAGCCAGGCCAATCTTGGATCCATCTGAAGAATGCTGTGCATACATTTATTGCAGGGGACATGGCACACACGAGATCAGCTGAAATTTATGCTTACTTGGAGAAACTGATGGAGAGGCTGAAGGAAATGGGGTACACAAGTAGAACTGATCTTGtggtacatgatgttgaggagGAACAGAGAGAAACAACTCTGAAGTTCCACAGTGAGAGGCTTGccattgcatttgggatcatcaGCACCCCGATTGGGATGCCACTTCGGATCTTCAAGAATCTGCGTGTTTGCGAGGACTGCCATGAGGCAATCAAGTATATAAGCCGAGCTGTGGATCGCGAGATAGTTGTTCGAGACTTGTATCGGTTTCATCATTTCAAGTCTGGTAGTTGCTCTTGTGAAGATTTCTGGTGA